In a single window of the Mucilaginibacter defluvii genome:
- the dacB gene encoding D-alanyl-D-alanine carboxypeptidase/D-alanyl-D-alanine endopeptidase, with protein MRKRSWLVSFLLVTGYAHAQTLQQQLQTAFGKLQQDSQCRYASVSLTVLDAKTGEQVFAANPNMGLATASTLKTITSVTAFNLLGANYQYQTTVGYTGSIAADGTLNGSIIIKGGGDPTLGSWRWNTTKENYILNLLVAAVQRAGIKKISGSIIGDDSAYGTQAIPDGWIWQDVGNYYGAGINALCWHENQFDIKLKTGAVGTPISVDRTVPLMPYLGFKSELTNAPAGTGDRAFIYLPVGGKLMYLRGTYAVDQTKKTVSGAIPDPAFDVALRLTDTMNRLGLKVSGEPQSTLTLAVKGEAAPAIAKTLTVIESPELNKIIYWLNQKSLNLYAEQLLKTIALKAGKEPTTPNGITVLQDFWKAKGIDIKTLNIYDGSGLSPGNRVTTLTMARILQSAKSEAWYKFFYESLPIYNDMKMKSGSIADVLAYTGYQTYKGRELCFSIIVNNYNGTTKGIKEKMFRVLDVMK; from the coding sequence ATGAGAAAACGGAGCTGGTTGGTTAGCTTTTTATTAGTTACAGGATACGCCCATGCCCAAACGCTACAGCAGCAATTGCAAACAGCGTTTGGCAAATTACAGCAAGACAGCCAGTGCCGCTATGCATCGGTATCATTAACCGTGCTAGATGCTAAAACCGGCGAACAGGTATTTGCCGCTAACCCCAACATGGGGCTGGCCACGGCATCGACATTGAAAACCATAACCTCGGTAACGGCCTTTAACCTTTTGGGAGCTAATTACCAGTATCAAACTACCGTTGGCTATACCGGCAGCATTGCCGCTGATGGTACCCTCAATGGCAGCATCATTATAAAAGGTGGCGGCGACCCAACCCTTGGTAGCTGGCGCTGGAATACGACTAAAGAGAATTACATATTAAACCTGCTGGTGGCCGCGGTGCAAAGGGCGGGTATTAAAAAAATAAGCGGCAGTATTATTGGCGACGACAGCGCCTACGGCACACAAGCCATTCCAGACGGCTGGATATGGCAGGATGTAGGCAACTACTATGGCGCAGGTATCAACGCCCTGTGCTGGCACGAAAACCAGTTTGACATCAAGCTGAAAACCGGTGCTGTTGGTACGCCTATCTCAGTTGACCGTACCGTACCGCTGATGCCTTACCTGGGTTTTAAAAGCGAGCTCACCAACGCCCCTGCCGGTACCGGCGACCGTGCTTTTATTTATCTGCCGGTTGGTGGTAAGCTAATGTATCTGCGTGGTACTTACGCGGTCGATCAAACCAAGAAAACGGTATCGGGTGCAATACCCGACCCGGCTTTTGACGTGGCCCTGCGGCTGACCGATACCATGAATCGCCTCGGCCTCAAGGTAAGCGGCGAACCACAATCAACCCTGACGCTTGCCGTTAAAGGGGAAGCCGCGCCTGCTATAGCAAAAACGCTGACCGTTATTGAATCGCCGGAACTGAACAAGATTATTTACTGGCTTAATCAAAAAAGCCTTAACCTGTATGCCGAGCAGCTACTAAAAACCATCGCCCTGAAGGCAGGTAAAGAGCCTACTACACCCAATGGTATTACCGTACTACAGGATTTTTGGAAAGCTAAAGGCATCGATATAAAAACACTTAATATTTATGATGGCAGCGGCCTGTCGCCGGGTAACCGGGTAACTACGCTTACCATGGCGCGCATACTGCAATCGGCCAAAAGCGAGGCTTGGTATAAGTTTTTTTATGAGAGCCTGCCGATATATAATGATATGAAAATGAAAAGCGGCAGTATTGCCGATGTACTGGCTTATACAGGCTATCAAACCTATAAGGGCCGCGAGCTATGTTTTTCCATCATTGTAAATAATTACAACGGTACCACCAAAGGCATCAAGGAAAAGATGTTCCGTGTGCTGGATGTGATGAAATAA